The Streptomyces sp. R28 region AGGCAGATGCGGCCGGCCACCGTCGTCAGCCAGGCACCGGGCGACTCGACGGCCTCCTGCTGTTCCCGCGACATCGCGTACCAGCGGGCGTAGGCCTCCTGCACGGCGTCCTCGGCCTCGGTCAGCGAACCGAGCAACCGGTAGGCGATGTTGATGAGCCGGCGTCGCTCGCCGACGATCGCGCTCAGGTGCGGCTGGGGTGGAGTGCTCATGGCCGCGGCCACTCCCCTTCATCTCTCGTCCGCGGTTCGCCTCACATTTCGCGGCCCTGCGTCGTCGGACTACCGAGACACTATCGATCACTGCCACGGGGCAGAGAAGGGGGACCGCGCCATGGCCACCACCACACAGGGGACGGCGAAACCGCGCAGCCTCACGTTCCTGCAGGTCGCGATCGCCCTGCAAACCCTGGCCCTCTTCTTCCAGGCCGTCACCGCCGGAGTGCTGCTGTCCTCCTCCCACGGCGAGTTGCTGCACGGCGTCGGTGCGCGCGTGATGTACGGCGCGTCGATGCTGTACGTGCTCGCCGCGATCCTCGCGTGGCGGCTCGGGGGCGGGAGCCCGCGCCCCATCCTGTACTCGTCCGGCTTTCTCGTGCTCGCCTCGGTGCAGGTGGTGCTGGGCATCGCGCGTGTGCCGTCGGTCCATGTCCCGTTGGGGATCCTGATGTTCGGCCTGAGCGTGCTGGCACTGGCTCAGGTCAGCGTTCTGGCTGCTCGTTCAGGACGTCCGCTCTCCACGCCGTCGCCTGAGGCATGAACCTGTGCTCGGTCGCGTAGGCCGCCATGCGGGCGTTCCGGGCATCGGCCTCGGGGCCGTCCGGCAGGTGGAACTCGCCGCCCGCCTGGGCGGAACGGGCCTGCATGCTCGTGGCGGCAGCCAGCCGTCGGCGGACGTAGCGGTCGAGGGCGTCCGGTACGTCGGGCGGCGTCGCGTCCCTGAGGACGTCGCCCAGTACCGCCGCGTCCAGGATCGCCTGGGCCGCGCCCTGGGCCTGGAACGGGACCATCGCGTGGGCGCTGTCGCCGAGGAGGGTCACGCGGCCGAGGCTCCAGCGCTGCAGCGGGGTGCGGGTGTGGATGCCGTAGCGGTACACCTGGCCGGCGCGTTCGAGGACGCTCAGCACGCGGGGGTCCCATGCGGCGAACTCGCGCAGTTGCTCTCCGGGTTCCGCCTCGGCGGTCCACGACTCCTCGGCCGGCGCCTTCGTGCTGAACACGGCCACCACGTTGAGGAGTTCGCCGCGTCGCACCCAGTAGTGGACGAAGTGGCGGTCCGGGCCGAGCCAGGCGGCCAGCGGGGGCAGGTCGAGGTCGGCCACCTCGTCCGACGGGAGCAGGGCCCGGTAGGCCGCCGTACCCGAGAACACGGCCTCGTCCTTGCCGAAGAGCCACTGGCGGGCCGCGGACCGGATGCCGTCGGCTGCCACGACCAGGTCCGCCGTCAGGCTCTCGCCGGTCGCCGTCGTCACGCAGGCGCAGTCGTCGTCCTGGTCGATTTTGGTGACGGTCGTGTTCAGGCGTACCGACGCGGGTGGTACCGCGGCGGCCAGGGCCGCGTGCAGATCCGCCCGGTGAAGCAGCAGATACGGCGCCCCGAACTCGTCCTCCACCTCGCGGCCCAGCGCGTAGCGGCAGATCTCCGACCCGTCCGACCAGGTGCGGAAGCTCACGTGGGCGGGGTGGGCGGCCCGGGCGGCGACCGCGTCGAGCACGGCCAGTCGGCGCAGCTCTCGCGTGGCGTTGGGGGCGAGCTGGATTCCGGCGCCCACCCCCGTGAAGCGCGCCGTCTGCTCGACCAGCGTCACCTCGACACCCGCGCGGCGCAGGCTCAGTGTCGCGGCCAGCCCTCCGATGCCCGCCCCCACGACGATCGCCCTCATACGACGCCGCCCAGTGAGGCAGACCGCCGCCGTATCGCCCGCTCCTCAGCCCCGTACATCCCGCCAGGCCCCCGGAATCCGCTCGGCCACGTCATGCGCCCCCACCGGCGCCCCGTCCGCCGCGAATCGCGCCGCCAGGCCATGGAGATACGCCGCCACGCTCGCAGCATCCAGCGCCGGGAGCCCCGTCGCCAGCAGCGATCCCGCCAATCCCGACAGCACGTCTCCGCTGCCGGCCGTGGCCAGCCAGGACGTTCCCGTCGGATTCACTCGTACCGCACCCGTACCCCCGGCGTCGGCCACCAGCGTCGTCGACCCCTTCAGCAGCACGGTCGCCGAATAGCGCGCCGCCAAATCCCGCACCGAAGCCAGCCGAGCCCCCTCGACCTCCTCCCGTGCCACCCCGAGCAGCGCCGCCGCCTCCCCGGCGTGCGGGGTCATCAGGGTCGGTGCCGTACGGGCCCGTCCCGCCTCCGCGTCCGCCAGCCGCAGCCCGTCCGCGTCGATCAGCACCGGGACGTCCGTCGCCAGTACCTCCGCCACCGTCGCCGCGTCGTCCCCGGCGCCGGGGCCGACGACCCAGGCCTGCACGCGCCCCGCCTTCTTCGGCCCCTGGTCCGACACCAGCGTCTCGGGGAAGCGGGTGATCACCGCGTCCCCGGCCGGACCGACGTACCGCACGGCTCCCGCTCCGCCCCGCAGCGCCCCCGAGACGGCGAGCACGGCGGCGCCCGGATAGCGGGCCGAGCCGGCCGCGATGCCGACGACCCCCCGGCGGTACTTGTCGGACTCCGCCGCCGGCACCGGCAACAGCCGTGCCACGTCGTCGTGTTGCAGCGCCTCCAGCTCCACCGCGTCGTTCGGCAGCGCCAGACCGATGTCCACCAGCCGTACCACCCCGGCGTACTCCCGCGCCGGATCGATCAGCAACCCCGGCTTGTGCGTGCCGAAGGTGACGGTGAGGTCGGCCCGCAGCGCCGTGCCGACCACCTCGCCCGTGTCCGCGTCCACGCCGCTCGGCAGGTCCACGGCGACCACGGCGGCCCCCGAGCGCTCGGCCGCGGCGGCCAGCTGAGCCGCCTGCGGACGGAGCCCGCCCTTGCCGCCGATCCCGACAATCCCGTCGACGACCAGATGCGCGCGCTGGAGCATCTCCTCGGCGGCATCGAGGCCCGCCGCCCGGCCGCCCGCCCGGCGCAGCGCCGCCAGCCCCTCGGCATGCGCCCGCTCGGGGTTCAGCAGGACCGCCGTAACTCCCGCCCCACGCCTGGCCAGTCGGGCCCCGGCGTACAGGGCGTCGCCGCCGTTGTCGCCGCTGCCGACGAGCAGGACGATCCGGCTGCCGTACACCCGGCCCAGCAGATCCGCGCAGGCGGCGGCGAGTCCGGCCGCCGCCCGTTGCATCAGTGCCCCGTCCGCAAGCCGTGCCATCAGCTCCCGCTCGGCCGCCCTTACCGTCTCCACGCTGTACGCAGTCCGCATGCAACCGAGTCTCGCGTACCGGGAGAAGCTCGTCGCATCCATTGACGCTTTGCCGTGCCTTTGCCAAACTCTCCGGCCCTCACGGGATGAATCGATTCAGTCGAAATGGATTCGATGAGATCGGTTCTATGAGAGGAAGCCCCTCATGGGACGCAGAGCCGTATTCATGGGACGCGGAGCCGCATTCATTGGACGCGGAGCCGCCCTCCTCGCCGTCGCCGGTGCCACCGCTGTCCTCACCGTCGTCGGCACCCTCACCGCCCCCACCCTCGCCGTGGCCGCCGCCTGCGGCGAAGGCTCCTACCAGGCCGAAGCGGTCCTCAGCGGCAGCACCTGGACCGCGCGGCGCGGCAGCAGCACCGTCCATACGGGCGGTGACATGCGGGCCGCCGTCCAGGCGGCGGTCAACAGCCTCACCTCCGGGCGTACCGCCAAGGAGCGGGTGGTGGTGCGGGGTTCGGGAGCGATGTCCGCCGGGTCGCGCATCTCCCTGCCGAGCTACACCGTGCTCGACGTCTGCGGCACCATCAACGTCACCGGCAGCGGTTCCGGCGACCAGGCGCCCGTCTACTCGCGCGGCACCCGGGACGTCGAGGTCCAGCACCTGAACCTCACCGGCAGCCCGTTGTACGGGATCTTCATGCGGAACGTGCAGAACGTCGCCCTCGGGCAGATAGACATGCGACTGTCCGCCGGTCTGGGCGTGCGGATCGACAACCGGGGCGACACCAGCCAGTGGACGCGCAACGTCCGGATCGACGACGTGTACGTCTCCGGGGCCTCCAGCCACGCCGTGGAGACGTACGGCGTCGACGGCATCACCATCGGGACGGTGACCGCGCGCAACGTGGGTGAGTCGGGTCTGCTGCTCAACCAGACCATCAACGCCACCGTCACCAAGGTGGACGCCGAGAACGCGGGGGCCGGTACCGGGTACGCCGCCTTCCGCATGGCCAACCGGAACGGGCGGGTGGGGAGTTCCTACCCGACCAACATCCGGGTGGGCGAGGTCATCGCGCGTGGCGGCGGGCGCGGGGTGTTCTGCGTGTCCGAGAGCGGCGGGGCCGTCATCGACCGGGTCACCCTCTCGGGCACCGGCAACAACTCGGTGCTGATCGAGAACTGCTACAACGTCGACCTCGCCGCCCGGAGCGGCACCGTCACCGGCGGCGGCGAGCTGCGGCTGGCGGCGCGCTCCGAGTTCCCGAACAACCGGGACATCACCGTCCAGAACCTGACCGTGACCAACTCGGCCATCAGGGAGAGTCCTTGCGGTGAGAACACCACGTTCCGGAACATCACCCGCGTGAACACCAGCCAGTCGATCTGCTGACCGCCGAGTGCGTGGTGGCGCGGGCTCAGCCCTCCGCCACCACCACCGCCGACGCCACTCCGGCGTCATGGCTCAGCGACACGTGCCAGGACCGTACGCCCAGTTCGGCCGCGCGTGCCGCCACCGTCCCCGTCACCCGCAGGCGGGGCCGGCCGCTGTCCTCGACGAACACCTCGGCGTCCGTCCAGAGCAGGCCCGAGGGGGCGCCCAGCGACTTCGCGAGGGCCTCCTTCGCGGCGAAGCGGGCGGCGAGCGAGGCGATGCCCCGGCGTTCACCGCTGGGCAGCAGCAACTCGCTCTCCAGGAAAAGCCGTTCGGCCAGCGCCGGTGTGCGTTGCAGCGCCGCCTCGAACCTGTCGATCTCGGCCACGTCGATTCCGACCCCGATGATGCTCATGCCGAGCACCCTACGGTCGGCCTCCCGCTCACCGATGCCGGCCTCCCGCTCCTCGTTAGGGTGACGCCGCCGCGCGGCACCCCCCGCACGGCAGGCCCTCACGCTTCTCTGTGCGCATGATGAGCGGACGTATCGCATGTCGGAGCATGGCCGTAATGCTCGCCGCGGCCACCTTGTTGCCCATCGGCAGCGCCTCGGCCGACCCCGTCCCCCCGGATTCCGGACCGCAGGCCGAACTCGTGCCCGGGATGCCCCTGGACGTGCTCCCGCTCTGGCAGACGGACACGCCCGACCAGGCGACGGCGCCGCAGGTGTACACGCCCAGCGTCGAGGAGGACGCCGTCGAGCCACAGGACGCGCCGGAGGAGGCGTACGACCGCGTCGAGTACGTCGATCCCATCGACGCCCTCGGGGGCGTGAAGTGCAGCGAGGAGACGGGCCCGCAGCAGCGGCAGGTCGAGCAGTGGCTGAAGCTGCCGGTGGACGGGGAGCAGTCGGCCGCCGACTGCCGGGCCATCCGCGCCTTTCAGGTGAAGCACAAGATCAAGCCCGCCATCGGGTTCGCCGGACCGGTGACCTGGGCCACCATGCAGCTCGTCTCCGCCGGGAAGAACCCGAACGCCGACAAGAAGTGCCCGGTGCGGCGGTACCGGGTCGTCTGTGTCGACCTCGACCGGCAGCTGACCTGGGTGCAGGAAGGCAAGCATGTCGTCTTCGGGCCCGTGCCCATCCGGAGCGGCCGGGAGGGATACGGGACGCGCACCGGATGGCACGCGGTCTACTGGCGGCACAAGAACCATGTGTCGTCGCTGTACAACAGCCCCATGCCCTACTCCCAGTTCTTCAGCGGGGGACAGGCCTTCCACGGTGTCTACGCCAGCATCTTCACCCCCATCGGCTCGCGGGGCTGCGTCAATCTGCTCCTGGACGACGCCCGGGAGCTGTGGGGTCTGCTGAAGCAGAGCGACCGCGTGTACGTGTGGGGGCACCGGTCGGAGCCGTAGACCCGGGAGCGCGACGGGGTTGGGGGTCCCGGC contains the following coding sequences:
- a CDS encoding FAD-dependent monooxygenase, encoding MRAIVVGAGIGGLAATLSLRRAGVEVTLVEQTARFTGVGAGIQLAPNATRELRRLAVLDAVAARAAHPAHVSFRTWSDGSEICRYALGREVEDEFGAPYLLLHRADLHAALAAAVPPASVRLNTTVTKIDQDDDCACVTTATGESLTADLVVAADGIRSAARQWLFGKDEAVFSGTAAYRALLPSDEVADLDLPPLAAWLGPDRHFVHYWVRRGELLNVVAVFSTKAPAEESWTAEAEPGEQLREFAAWDPRVLSVLERAGQVYRYGIHTRTPLQRWSLGRVTLLGDSAHAMVPFQAQGAAQAILDAAVLGDVLRDATPPDVPDALDRYVRRRLAAATSMQARSAQAGGEFHLPDGPEADARNARMAAYATEHRFMPQATAWRADVLNEQPER
- a CDS encoding L,D-transpeptidase family protein; protein product: MLAAATLLPIGSASADPVPPDSGPQAELVPGMPLDVLPLWQTDTPDQATAPQVYTPSVEEDAVEPQDAPEEAYDRVEYVDPIDALGGVKCSEETGPQQRQVEQWLKLPVDGEQSAADCRAIRAFQVKHKIKPAIGFAGPVTWATMQLVSAGKNPNADKKCPVRRYRVVCVDLDRQLTWVQEGKHVVFGPVPIRSGREGYGTRTGWHAVYWRHKNHVSSLYNSPMPYSQFFSGGQAFHGVYASIFTPIGSRGCVNLLLDDARELWGLLKQSDRVYVWGHRSEP
- a CDS encoding NAD(P)H-hydrate dehydratase codes for the protein MRTAYSVETVRAAERELMARLADGALMQRAAAGLAAACADLLGRVYGSRIVLLVGSGDNGGDALYAGARLARRGAGVTAVLLNPERAHAEGLAALRRAGGRAAGLDAAEEMLQRAHLVVDGIVGIGGKGGLRPQAAQLAAAAERSGAAVVAVDLPSGVDADTGEVVGTALRADLTVTFGTHKPGLLIDPAREYAGVVRLVDIGLALPNDAVELEALQHDDVARLLPVPAAESDKYRRGVVGIAAGSARYPGAAVLAVSGALRGGAGAVRYVGPAGDAVITRFPETLVSDQGPKKAGRVQAWVVGPGAGDDAATVAEVLATDVPVLIDADGLRLADAEAGRARTAPTLMTPHAGEAAALLGVAREEVEGARLASVRDLAARYSATVLLKGSTTLVADAGGTGAVRVNPTGTSWLATAGSGDVLSGLAGSLLATGLPALDAASVAAYLHGLAARFAADGAPVGAHDVAERIPGAWRDVRG
- a CDS encoding holo-ACP synthase, whose product is MSIIGVGIDVAEIDRFEAALQRTPALAERLFLESELLLPSGERRGIASLAARFAAKEALAKSLGAPSGLLWTDAEVFVEDSGRPRLRVTGTVAARAAELGVRSWHVSLSHDAGVASAVVVAEG